A region of the Dickeya chrysanthemi NCPPB 402 genome:
TGCAATCAACTCATCAATGCGCCGATGAATCGCTTCACGGTCGGTCGCTTGTCCGAAATGGATCTGCTCCGTCGGCCGGAAAAACGTCATCACCGCGAAGGGCGTTTTTTGGTATGGCAGCGCCGCACGCGCACTGCCGTCTTCACGGAGTTGGAAGATACGGCTATTCAGCGCGACCAGTTCACCGTCAAGATTATTAAACGTTCCTAATCCAAAATCGCCATGTTTAAGAAGCTCTTCCATCGTGACGTGACCTTCGTAAACGCCATTAATAAGGCCGCTCATTAATGAGGTTTGATAAATAACGCACTCCGGATGCTGTTGTTGATGATGAAGTGCAAAGCTGGTCAGTTCCCTGACACAGGGGTCGACACAGTTAACATCTTTCATATCCATCCCCTTCCAACGATGATCAACTTAAATTTATTTAATGTTTCACTTGAATATTGACCTTCGTCACACCAAAGTTCCAATACAGAAAGGTGGCCATTTGGAGATCGAAAATATATGGAGTTACGTTACCTGCGCTATTTTGTCGCAGTGGCCTCAACCCGCCACTTCACCCGTGCAGCAGAAATACTGGGCATCTCGCAACCGCCGCTAAGCCAGCAAATTCAAAAGCTTGAGCGGGAAATCGGCACGCCGCTGTTCAAGCGGCTGACCCGTGGCGTAGAGATGACGGAAGCCGGCGAAGCGCTGTATCAGGACGCCAGCCATATTCTGGAACTGGCCGATTCGGCCGTAGAAAGGGTGCGCAGCATCGCCCGCGGTGAAAGCGGCGTGATCAACGTCGGCTTTTCCTGCGCGGTCACCTTCCACCCGGCGGTGCTGACGCTGCTGCGCCGCTATCGGCAGCAGTATCCCAATGTCCGGCTACAGCCGCGTGAAGAACATATTCATGAAATTCTGGAGAGCCTGCGCAACCGCACCACTGATATCGCGTTTGTACGGCTGCCTGGCGACATTGGCGATGAGTTTGAAGGCGAATTACTGGCGGACGAGCCGATGCGGCTGGTGCTACCGGAACATCACCCCTTCGGCGATCAAACACGAATCAATCTTGGGCAGTTGCAGCATGAACCCTTGATCATTTTCCCGCGGGAACTGTGCCCCAGCCTGCACGACCTGATTGTCCGCGCCTGCTACCTGTCGGGTTACCAACCGAAAATCAATCCGTTGGCGCCGCACCTCACCGCCACCATCAGTATGGTGGCGTCGGGTTTTGGCGTGACCTTTGTTCCTGCATCGATGACCAGCATCCAGACCGGTAATGTGACGTATCACGATACCAACACGCCGCACCTCACCACGCAGATTGCCGTCATCTGGCGTAAGCATGACCGCTCCGCCACGCTGCTCAATATGTTGCAGCTGGTACGCCACTATCTGCACCACGCCTGACTGCCGTCAGCATACAAAACCTGCCGTCGTTAAACGGCAGGTCATCGAAAAATCACACGACATCGGTTGTATAGCCGAAAATCTGATATATGATATTAGTTATCATTATCAATAAAAGAGACCGCCATGCTGACTGCCATGATCGCCGCCTGCGGGCTATGGGGAATAAGCTGGTATTTTGGCAAACGCTTATCCAGTGCCTGGGGCATACTGCTACCGGCAACGCTGATGCCGCTGCTGGCCCTGCCGGAACTGAATCTCACCCATCTGAAATACATCTGTGCACTGGCGATGCTGCTCACATTAAGCATGCTGTTTCACCGCCGTATGCGCCACTATCTGCTGCTGCCGTCCTGCATTGCGCTGGCAGGCGGCCTGGCGGCGCTGTCGCTCACGCTCAGAGGGTGGCAACACTGGCCCTGAAGCAGCCTGATATTCAGAAATCTTAGATAAAACAGATGGTTGATATCGTTATTGAGGAGTATTGCTGTGCTGGAGCAAAGAAGAATAAGGAGAGTGGTGCGAAGAGAGGGACTTGAACCCTCACGTCCTAAGGACACTAACACCTGAAGCTAGCGCGTCTACCAATTCCGCCACCTTCGCACTGTGTACTACGATTTACTGCAATGTGTTGATTTGCATCCCAGTGGTGCGAAGAGAGGGACTTGAACCCTCACGTCCTGAGGACACTAACACCTGAAGCTAGCGCGTCTACCAATTCCGCCACCTTCGCAGGTACTGTGAAATACAAATCTGTGGTGAGTTTGGTGCGAAGAGAGGGACTTGAACCCTCACGTCCTAAGGACACTAACACCTGAAGCTAGCGCGTCTACCAATTCCGCCACCTTCGCAAACCCAGCAACATTACGTCACAAATGTCACCACGGAGGCGCATTCTAGAGGTTTTGCCATCAACGTCAATGATTATTTCCATCCCGTTGCCGTATTTGCTGTAAAAATCAGCACTCAGACAAACGGCGCCTGATGAAAGTACTGCGACAGCCACTCGATAACCACCCGAATACGCGGCGCCAGAAAGCGCCCGGACGGATACATCACATACAGCGGCATGTCGGGCGGCGGCAACTGCGGCAGGATTTCCACCAGTTCTCCGCTCGCCAGCAACGACGCCAGGCCGTAACGCGGCGCCTGAATAATCCCCATGCCGGCCTGACAAGCCGCGATATAAGCATCGGTGCCGTTGATTTCCACCAGACTGGGCAACGTGCGGGTAATGACGTTCCCTTGTTGCATAAACTCCAACGGGTAGCGTTGCGATGTGCGGAGCGAAAAATAGCCGACCATCCGGTGGGACGTCAGCGCTTCCAGCGAGTCAGGTACGCCAAATTCCGCGCAGTAGGCGGCTGAAGCACAGGTAACCTGCGACAGTGACGGCAGCGAACGCGCCACCAGCGAATCATCCTCAACCTGCCAGGCGCGCAGTACGCAGTCCACGCCTTCACGCATCACGTTAATCGCTGAATCGTTGGCGCTCAGCACCAGCGAAATCTGCGGATAGCGGCGGTAAAACGCGGGCAACGACGGGATCACCACCTGCCGCGCCAGCGAGTGCGGCATGTCGATACGCACACGGCCGCTGGGCTGCTGGCGCTGATGGGAAAACAGCGCATCGGTCTCATCGATCTCCGCCAACAACTGCACACAGCGCTGGTAATACAACAAGCCTTCGTCCGTTACCTGCACCTGGCGGGTGGTGCGTTGCAACAGACGCACGCCCAACCGCAATTCCAGCCGTTTCAGCGTCTGGCTGACGGTGGCGCGCGGCAGCCCCAGCTTTTCCGCCGCCCGGCTGAAACTTTCCGTCTCCACGATGCGCACGAAGACCCGCATGGCCTGAACCTGATCCATCCCCCGGCTCCATTGTTTGTATTTTACAAACAGTGTTGCATAAAACTGCGAATTTATCTTTTTAACTCAAACAACCACACTGCATAGACAAACCGAACAACACGGAGCAACAACATGCAACAGCGAAAACTCGGCCCGCAGGGGCCAACAGTCTCAGCCATTGGCCTCGGCTGTATGGGGATGAGCGATTTCTATTCCACCGGTCAGGATGAAAGCGAAGCCATCGCCACGC
Encoded here:
- the budA gene encoding acetolactate decarboxylase — encoded protein: MDMKDVNCVDPCVRELTSFALHHQQQHPECVIYQTSLMSGLINGVYEGHVTMEELLKHGDFGLGTFNNLDGELVALNSRIFQLREDGSARAALPYQKTPFAVMTFFRPTEQIHFGQATDREAIHRRIDELIATDNLFCALRIDGRFSHVETRTVPRQERPYKPMLEAIAQQPTFRFEQCPGSVVGFRSPAYVQGINVAGYHEHFITEDRKGGGHILDYQLEEGVLTFGSIAKLVIDLPRDRDFLKANLSPEDLDSVIHSVES
- a CDS encoding LysR family transcriptional regulator; the protein is MELRYLRYFVAVASTRHFTRAAEILGISQPPLSQQIQKLEREIGTPLFKRLTRGVEMTEAGEALYQDASHILELADSAVERVRSIARGESGVINVGFSCAVTFHPAVLTLLRRYRQQYPNVRLQPREEHIHEILESLRNRTTDIAFVRLPGDIGDEFEGELLADEPMRLVLPEHHPFGDQTRINLGQLQHEPLIIFPRELCPSLHDLIVRACYLSGYQPKINPLAPHLTATISMVASGFGVTFVPASMTSIQTGNVTYHDTNTPHLTTQIAVIWRKHDRSATLLNMLQLVRHYLHHA
- a CDS encoding DUF1435 domain-containing protein — protein: MLTAMIAACGLWGISWYFGKRLSSAWGILLPATLMPLLALPELNLTHLKYICALAMLLTLSMLFHRRMRHYLLLPSCIALAGGLAALSLTLRGWQHWP
- a CDS encoding LysR family transcriptional regulator encodes the protein MDQVQAMRVFVRIVETESFSRAAEKLGLPRATVSQTLKRLELRLGVRLLQRTTRQVQVTDEGLLYYQRCVQLLAEIDETDALFSHQRQQPSGRVRIDMPHSLARQVVIPSLPAFYRRYPQISLVLSANDSAINVMREGVDCVLRAWQVEDDSLVARSLPSLSQVTCASAAYCAEFGVPDSLEALTSHRMVGYFSLRTSQRYPLEFMQQGNVITRTLPSLVEINGTDAYIAACQAGMGIIQAPRYGLASLLASGELVEILPQLPPPDMPLYVMYPSGRFLAPRIRVVIEWLSQYFHQAPFV